From Nocardioides daedukensis, the proteins below share one genomic window:
- a CDS encoding alpha-ketoglutarate-dependent dioxygenase AlkB has product MSVQFQASLFDAAQTTTPALTGLASTRRTPLSAGAWIDIRPNWVSGADDVFAALVDDVPWRAEQRQMWDKVVDVPRLVHTYMPGDPLPHALLDDARDALSDHYADELGEPFVSAGCCYYRDGRDSVAWHGDDLGRGRHQDTMVAIVSFGDPRRLQLRPRGGGTSVSFTMGHGDLLVMGGSCQRTWEHAVPKTAHAGPRISVQFRPRNVF; this is encoded by the coding sequence ATGAGCGTGCAGTTCCAGGCAAGCCTCTTCGATGCCGCACAGACCACGACGCCGGCGCTGACCGGCCTGGCGAGCACCCGGCGTACGCCGCTGTCCGCCGGCGCGTGGATCGACATCCGGCCGAACTGGGTGAGCGGTGCCGACGACGTCTTCGCCGCCCTGGTCGACGACGTGCCATGGCGCGCCGAGCAACGCCAGATGTGGGACAAGGTGGTCGACGTCCCGCGACTCGTGCACACCTACATGCCCGGCGACCCGCTCCCCCACGCCCTGCTCGACGACGCGCGCGACGCGCTCTCGGACCACTACGCCGACGAGCTGGGCGAACCGTTCGTGTCAGCTGGATGCTGCTACTACCGCGATGGCCGTGACTCGGTGGCCTGGCACGGTGACGACCTGGGTCGCGGACGGCACCAGGACACCATGGTCGCGATCGTCTCCTTCGGCGATCCGCGACGGCTCCAGCTGCGCCCGCGCGGCGGCGGGACGTCGGTCTCGTTCACGATGGGCCACGGCGACCTGCTGGTGATGGGCGGATCGTGCCAGCGCACCTGGGAGCACGCCGTGCCGAAGACCGCGCACGCCGGTCCCCGGATCTCGGTGCAGTTCCGGCCGCGCAACGTCTTCTGA